Genomic segment of Candidatus Thermoplasmatota archaeon:
TTTTGAAAATGAGGTTGCTGAAGTTTATGGAAAAGTACTCCATGCTAAGACTGTAGTTAAATATTTGGGCATTCATGGCGTGAAAAGAGAGGCTTCGGTAAAAAAGCTGTTCGGCGAAAGTACGGAAACTGTTCACAAAGAGAATAAAATAAAATTCAAGCTAGATGTTGCTAAAATAATGCTGTCCTCAGGTAATTTAGAAGAGCGCAAAAGGATGGCAAGCATTTCTAATAGTAATGAAATCGTTGTTGATATGTTTGCGGGTATAGGCTATTTCTCAATACCGTTAGCTTTTTATTCCAAGCCTAAGAAGATACTAGCGTACGAAATAAATCCTATTGCTTACAAATACCTTTGCAATAATATTGAGCTAAACAAAGTTCAAAATATTGTAGAGCCTTGGCTTGAAGATTGCTTGAAAGCAAAAGAGTGTTTAGCAGATAGAGTTATAATGGGCTACCTTAAAGACACTTCTCTCTATCTACCGAAAGCGTTGAGAATTTTAAAGTCCCAAGGCGGCATTATCCACTATCATGAGAACTGTCCTAATGAGTTGTTACCTGAAGAGTTTTGCGACAAAGTTAAAAGCGTTGTTGAAAGAGAGAAAAAGAGAGTAAAAATTCTTAAATTTATAAAAGTAAAATCTTACGCTCCTGGCGTTACTCATGTAGCGCTTGATTTAGAAATAAAATAGTTAATTCTTGTAAACGCATATATTTCTCATTAGTGATTTGTGAACGCGCAGATTGTGAATCTCAGCAAGCTTGAAATACTCAGTTCCAAGTTCTATCGCTTCTTGATTAGGAAGTACTACAACGAGATATTTGCCTTCTTTCAAAATTTTTTTAAAACATTTGAAAGCTCTTTGGTAGAGCTCAAGCACCTTTTCTCTTCTGGTAGTTGCGCTTCTACCGTAGGGCGGATCAGTCACTATAGCATCGCAACTTTTGATAAATTTAGTTATTTCGCCAACATCTGCTTGAAATAGCTCGTAATCACGAATATTAAAAAATTCCAAGTTCTTTTTAGTGCCTTCGATCATTCTCATATCTATATCACATCCAACAATTCTTAATCCAATAAGCCCTGCCTCGATTAATATTCCACCTGTACCGCAGAAAGGATCTACTAGAATTTCGCCTTCTTTAACTCGACTTAAATTTACAAGAGCTCTTGC
This window contains:
- a CDS encoding class I SAM-dependent methyltransferase family protein; protein product: MKVKNELVEQVRKLLTQKRLVDNTRKFIKVGKFVEIPVRSGNIQDYNFIKGYDVVLARQKKIVRFVPKNPFENILQLVNIPDRLKKELPKKWEKLGDVLLLKMPPALENFENEVAEVYGKVLHAKTVVKYLGIHGVKREASVKKLFGESTETVHKENKIKFKLDVAKIMLSSGNLEERKRMASISNSNEIVVDMFAGIGYFSIPLAFYSKPKKILAYEINPIAYKYLCNNIELNKVQNIVEPWLEDCLKAKECLADRVIMGYLKDTSLYLPKALRILKSQGGIIHYHENCPNELLPEEFCDKVKSVVEREKKRVKILKFIKVKSYAPGVTHVALDLEIK